From a region of the Sesamum indicum cultivar Zhongzhi No. 13 linkage group LG3, S_indicum_v1.0, whole genome shotgun sequence genome:
- the LOC105157425 gene encoding putative late blight resistance protein homolog R1B-17 produces MVKEEWAVDAQEEQCIVSVPVKSPKVLPSSGKKTTVVGFDQHLDRIVDKLTRGEPDLHILSIVGMGGIEAWNDLKLFFPNNGKGSRVMLTTRDSGLAISLGSQESYSLDFLNEEKSWNLFCQETFAQKDCPYPKLEEIGKNIAMSCNGLPLTIVVLGGLLANSNMKLEYWESVAKNVSTFRNSKDYDGCLKILSLSYNNLPVHLKPCFLYMSVFPEDSEIRVSKLTRLWIAEGFLKPISGKSLEEVAEKYLKDLINRNLFLSLEFGFDGRLKKCGIHDLLRDLCLREYEKEHFIYAPKVQCIGASGVKGDKCFICRFGSSLQRIDLNEVHDASQLTSLKSVLVCNTCRNKHRSLNKARLVRARLVRKLGHSAERETLHPTSLRYLEMMNTSEYDFSSPSTIALLWNQEIFKLFSLHLLNVMWDMPQLRHFLGSTHFVLPKEAATQDFVIMENLHTLSGMRNFRCTEEVLRRIPNLKKLRIYYDEKSKIEWTYYCLYNLVRLQKLESLSIEAEFLPLENLTFPTSLKKLRLEGWSIPWEKMMRVGSLLPNLEKLVLESNYVEEQEWNQVEGDFPRLKFLKISNNYHLKRWRAENIYFPRSSFYMTCWS; encoded by the exons ATGGTGAAAGAAGAATGGGCAGTCGACGCCCAAGAAGAGCAGTGCATAGTGTCTGTTCCTGTCAAATCACCAAAAGTGCTTCCTTCCAGTGGCAAGAAGACTACAGTGGTGGGATTTGACCAACACTTGGATCGAATCGTGGATAAGCTTACCAGAGGTGAACCTGATCTCCATATCCTCTCTATTGTAGGAATGGGAGGCATTG AGGCTTGGAATGATTTAAAGTTGTTCTTTCCAAATAACGGAAAAGGAAGTCGAGTTATGCTAACTACTAGGGACTCAGGCTTGGCGATTTCTTTAGGCTCTCAAGAATCTTATTCATTAGATTTTCTAAATGAGGAAAAAAGTTGGAATTTGTTTTGTCAGGAAACCTTTGCACAAAAAGATTGTCCATATCCGAAATTGGAAGAAATTGGTAAGAACATTGCAATGAGTTGCAATGGACTTCCACTAACTATTGTTGTACTCGGCGGGCTGCTCGCAAACTCCAACATGAAACTGGAATATTGGGAGTCTGTTGCAAAAAATGTAAGCACTTTTCGTAATTCAAAAGATTACGACGGATGTCTAAAGATATTGTCTTTGAGCTATAACAATTTGCCCGTTCATCTGAAACCATGTTTTCTCTATATGAGTGTTTTTCCTGAAGATTCTGAAATTCGTGTTTCCAAACTAACTAGATTATGGATTGCTGAAGGATTTCTAAAACCAATAAGTGGTAAAAGCTTGGAAGAGGTAGCTGAGAAATACTTAAAAGACCTTATTAATAGAAATCTATTTTTAAGTCTTGAATTTGGGTTTGATGggagattaaaaaaatgtggAATCCATGATCTTTTGAGAGATTTATGTTTGAgagaatatgaaaaagaacATTTCATTTATGCCCCAAAAGTGCAATGTATTGGTGCTAGCGGTGTGAAGGGGGACAAATGCTTCATATGTCGCTTTGGGAGTTCACTCCAAAGGATAGATCTGAATGAAGTGCATGATGCCTCGCAACTGACATCTCTTAAAAGTGTTTTGGTCTGTAACACCTGTAGAAATAAGCATCGGAGTCTTAATAAAGCGAGACTGGTGCGGGCAAGATTAGTGAGAAAGTTGGGGCATTCTGCTGAACGAGAAACTCTACACCCTACTAGCTTGCGGTATCTTGAAATGATGAATACGAGTGAATACGATTTTTCGTCTCCATCTACAATAGCTTTACTCTGGAATCAAGagatttttaaacttttctctCTTCACCTTCTCAATGTAATGTGGGATATGCCTCAGCTTAGGCATTTTCTTGGTTCAACTCATTTTGTTTTGCCTAAGGAAGCGGCTACTCAAGATTTCGTTATTATGGAAAACCTACATACGCTTTCTGGTATGAGAAATTTCAGGTGTACAGAGGAGGTCCTGAGAAGAATACCAAATCTGAAGAAACTACGTATTTACTATGATGAAAAGAGCAAAATAGAATGGACGTATTATTGTCTCTACAATCTTGTCCGTCTACAAAAACTCGAATCACTTTCTATCGAAGCTGAGTTTCTTCCGCTAGAGAATCTCACCTTCCCGACTTCACTTAAGAAGTTGCGCTTGGAAGGTTGGAGTATTCCTTGGGAAAAGATGATGAGAGTTGGTTCCTTATTGCCTAATCTTGAAAAGCTTGTATTGGAATCTAATTACGTTGAGGAGCAGGAGTGGAATCAAGTTGAAGGCGACTTTCCTCGactcaaattcttgaaaatttcgAACAATTATCACCTGAAGCGGTGGAGGGCAGAAAATATCTACTTTCCTAGATCCTCTTTCTATATGACATGCTGGAGTTGA
- the LOC105157428 gene encoding putative late blight resistance protein homolog R1B-17 translates to MAVAAYASLLSLSHVLENIQHPARRTRLHLDWNQLQTLQQKVQFLLEFLEVDSGRISLEMEDLARQIAIVADEAEDVIDLHVVYQLGEGCRDESQDMAALSSFYQDIHKVIQKIDSIMNELGMIQEDCTHVSKQQPAVSVPDSSSTAFTSSGKSSTMVGFDEHLVRVMDELTRNEPDLQIIPITGMGGIGKTTLAKSTFDNSYVVNHFDKRIWFTISQKYSAREILARLLNDGKDQESRETLAELGQRLHKSLFGRRYLIVMDDMWNISAWDDLSLFFPNNRNGSRILVTTRISNVAISLGSHSPYVMDFLDEDKSWNLLCQKAFGEDNCPYPKLEEIGKTIAKKCNGLPLAIVVIGGLLANSNRILEHWESVAKSINSFSNLEYNDRCLKILSLSYDNLPIHLKPCFLYMRMFPEDDEIKASELIKLWVAEGFLKPSRAKTLEEVAEEYLRNLIDRNLILVHKWNYGGKKAKTCRIHDLLRDLCLRQSQKECLICVPKAQRIDFFEPRWEICLCFLCSSQLDEDQRMDLPEVQVTSQSTSLASLSVCDGCRIMYPNLVRLRLLRVKAYVDDMEFLHPTKLCYLKMKFESPSTISLLWNLQILTLSLSSGVLPSEIWDMPQLRHLNSYPGFSDHGEPTDAC, encoded by the coding sequence ATGGCAGTAGCAGCTTATGCCTCTCTACTTTCTCTTTCGCATGTCTTGGAGAATATCCAGCACCCTGCTCGCCGGACTCGCCTTCATCTAGACTGGAACCAACTTCAAACCTTGCAGCAAAAAGTTCAGTTCTTGCTGGAATTTCTTGAAGTTGATTCTGGGAGAATAAGCCTAGAAATGGAAGATCTGGCAAGACAGATCGCTATTGTTGCTGATGAAGCAGAAGATGTCATTGACTTACATGTCGTATATCAACTTGGTGAGGGATGTCGGGATGAAAGTCAGGATATGGCCGCCCTCTCATCTTTCTATCAAGATATACACAAAGTAATCCAAAAGATTGACTCCATCATGAACGAGTTGGGGATGATCCAAGAGGACTGCACCCATGTCTCAAAACAACAACCCGCAGTATCTGTGCCTGATAGTTCATCCACAGCATTTACTTCCAGTGGCAAGAGTAGTACCATGGTCGGATTTGATGAGCACTTGGTTCGAGTCATGGACGAGCTCACTAGAAATGAACCTGATCTCCAAATCATCCCAATAACTGGGATGGGAGGTATTGGTAAGACTACTCTAGCTAAAAGTACTTTTGACAATTCATATGTTGTGAACCACTTTGATAAACGTATTTGGTTTACAATATCTCAAAAATATAGTGCTCGGGAAATTCTTGCGCGCCTTCTTAATGATGGAAAAGACCAAGAAAGTAGAGAAACTTTGGCTGAATTAGGACAAAGATTGCATAAAAGTTTATTTGGTAGAAGATATTTGATTGTCATGGATGATATGTGGAATATCAGTGCTTGGGATgatttaagtttgttttttccaaataatagGAATGGAAGTCGAATACTGGTGACCACTAGGATTTCAAATGTCGCAATTTCTTTAGGTTCTCATAGCCCTTATGTGATGGATTTTCTAGATGAGGATAAGAGTTGGAATTTGCTTTGTCAAAAAGCCTTTGGAGAAGACAATTGTCCATATCCGAAATTAGAAGAAATTGGTAAGACTATTGCAAAGAAGTGCAATGGACTTCCTTTAGCAATTGTTGTGATTGGTGGATTGCTTGCAAATTCCAACAGGATACTGGAGCACTGGGAGTCAGTAGCCAAAAGTATAAACTCATTTTCTAACTTAGAATACAATGAccgttgtttaaaaatattgtctttGAGTTACGATAACTTACCTATTCATCTTAAACCATGTTTTCTCTATATGCGGATGTTTCCTGAAGATGACGAGATTAAAGCCTCcgagctaataaaattatgggttGCCGAAGGATTTTTGAAACCATCGAGAGCTAAAACCTTGGAAGAGGTTGCAGAGGAATACTTGAGAAATCTTATTGACAGGAATCTGATTTTGGTTCATAAATGGAATTATGGAGGGAAGAAAGCTAAAACATGCAGGATTCATGATCTTCTAAGGGACCTATGCTTGAGACAATCTCAAAAAGAATGTTTGATTTGTGTACCAAAAGCGCAacgtattgatttttttgagcCCCGGTGGGAAATTTGCCTTTGTTTCCTATGTAGTTCTCAGCTCGATGAAGATCAAAGGATGGATCTTCCTGAAGTTCAGGTTACCTCACAGTCGACATCACTTGCAAGCCTTTCAGTGTGCGACGGCTGTCGGATTATGTATCCGAATCTGGTTAGATTGAGATTATTGAGGGTGAAAGCCTATGTGGACGATATGGAATTTCTGCATCCCACTAAATTGTGCTACCTTAAGATGAAATTTGAATCTCCGTCTACAATATCTTTGCTGTGGAACCTACAAATTTTAACTTTGAGTCTTTCCTCCGGAGTACTCCCGTCTGAAATCTGGGATATGCCACAACTTAGGCATCTAAATAGTTACCCAGGATTCAGTGATCATGGAGAACCTACAGACGCTTGCTGA
- the LOC105157427 gene encoding putative late blight resistance protein homolog R1A-3 produces the protein MRIFPEDDEIKASKLIKLWVGEGFLKPSIAKTLDEVAEEYLRNLIDRNLILVREWKDVGKRAKTCGIHDLLRDLCLRQSRKECMICVPKAQCIDFEGEVNDDCFICSSCAKVQRMDLPQVQVASQSTSLSSILVCNDCRIMYPNLIRLRLLRVKAVSHMGVDIDFQYPTKLRYLYMNNVMPLNFEPTISLLWNLQTLILSFPIGANLPSEIWDMPQLRHLISDGHFDLPHPVVTENSMIMENLHTLANFQNFRCTIDFLDRVPNLKKLGIIRYEKSSSGLENLARLQKLESLYLFEKNVSLLANITFPTSLKKLSLSNCCIPWEEMTVFGSVLPNLEKLTLYRNAFKGAEWSPVEGQFPRLKVLIIVCNDLVRWRAESIHFPNLERLHLESMECLEEIPSGIGDIPTLLSIHLWKCSDSSVNSAKQI, from the coding sequence ATGCGGATTTTTCCTGAAGATGACGAGATTAAAGCCTccaagctaataaaattatgggttGGCGAAGGATTTTTGAAACCATCGATAGCTAAAACCTTGGATGAGGTTGCAGAGGAATACTTGAGAAACCTTATTGACAGGAATCTGATTTTGGTTCGTGAATGGAAGGATGTAGGGAAGAGAGCTAAAACATGCGGCATTCATGATCTTTTAAGGGACCTATGCTTGAGACAGTCTCGAAAAGAATGTATGATTTGTGTCCCAAAAGCGCAATGTATTGATTTTGAGGGCGAGGTCAATGACGATTGTTTCATATGTAGTTCTTGTGCCAAAGTCCAAAGGATGGATCTCCCTCAAGTTCAGGTTGCCTCACAATCAACATCTCTTTCAAGCATTTTAGTGTGCAACGACTGTAGGATTATGTATCCGAATCTTATTAGATTGAGATTATTGAGGGTGAAAGCAGTTTCCCATATGGGCGTTGATATAGACTTTCAGTATCCCACTAAATTGCGCTACCTTTATATGAACAATGTGATGCCGTTGAACTTTGAACCTACAATATCTTTGTTGTGGAACCtacaaactttaattttgagttttcccATTGGAGCAAATCTCCCGTCTGAAATTTGGGATATGCCACAACTTAGGCATCTAATTTCAGACGGACATTTTGATTTACCTCACCCAGTAGTTACCGAAAATTCAATGATCATGGAGAACCTACATACGCTtgctaattttcaaaattttaggtGTACAATTGATTTCCTTGATAGAGTTCCAAATCTTAAGAAACTGGGAATTATTCGCTATGAAAAAAGTAGCAGTGGTCTAGAAAATCTTGCTCGCCTACAGAAACTTGAATCACTTTAtctttttgagaaaaatgtgtCGCTATTGGCAAACATCACCTTCCCCACTTCACTCAAGAAATTGAGTTTGTCAAATTGTTGTATTCCTTGGGAGGAGATGACGGTTTTTGGTTCTGTTTTGCCCAATCTTGAAAAGCTTACATTGTACCGTAATGCATTCAAGGGAGCTGAGTGGAGTCCAGTTGAAGGACAATTTCCTCGATTGAAAGTCTTAATCATAGTATGCAATGACCTGGTGAGGTGGAGAGCAGAAAGTATACACTTCCCCAATCTTGAGAGACTTCATCTTGAGTCTATGGAGTGCTTGGAGGAGATCCCTTCGGGTATTGGAGATATACCCACGCTCCTCTCAATTCATCTCTGGAAATGCAGTGATTCTTCCGTCAATTCGGCAAAGCAAATATAG